The sequence CGGGGCCTTGCAGGACGCGACGCGGAGCGTCGCGGGCGTGGACCCCGAACTCGGCTACTTCGCCAGCGTCGGCGACTTCAACTATCTGGGCGACCGCGCGGGTCTCCCGACGGTCATCGTCGGCCCGGACGGCGAGAACATCCACGGCGCGGGCGAGTTCGTCTACACCGACGAGGTGGTCGAGGTGGCCGAAATCGTGACCGAGGCGGCGGCTGAGTTCTGCGGGTAAACGGACGAAGAAAGAGAACTCTGCTTTTCACACTACTCGATTCGTCAACTCCTCGCCCTTCTGCACGCGCTCGACGTTCCGGCGAACCAAGTCCGCGATGTGCCGGTAGTAATCGCGCTCGGCCGCGGCGCGGTGGGGCGTCACGACGACCTCCTCGAAGTCCCACAGCGGCGAGTCCTCGGGGAGCGGTTCCTCCTCGAACACGTCGAGGCCAGCGCCCGCGATTGCGCCCTCGCGGAGCGCGGCGACCAACTCGTCTTCCACGACGACCGACCCGCGGGCGACGTTGAGCAGGTAGGCCTCCTCGGCCATCGCGTCGAACTCCGGGGCACCGACCAGTCCCTCGGTTTCGTCTGTCAGCGGCACCGCGAGGGCGACGAAGCGAGCGTCCGCGATGGCTTCGTGGAGTCGGTCGGGCGTGTAGACCTCCTCGGTGTGCGGCGTCGGTTCGCCCGAGCGCCGGACGCCGACGACTTCCATGCCAAGCGCGTCGGCGCGCTCGGCGATGCCCCGCCCGAGGGTCCCGAGACCGACGACGCACAACTCCTCGCCGTCGAGCGTGAACGGCTCGTCCCATTCGGGGTGGGTCCACTCGCGGGCCTGCTGGCTCCGGACGTACGTGTGGATGCGGCGCGCGAACGAGAGCATCAGGCCGACCGCGAACTCGCCGACGCTGGCGTCGTGGATGCCCGTGCTGTTGGTCAGGGCGACGCCCTCCGCTTCGAGACGGTCGAGGGGAAACCTGTCGTACCCGGCCTGAATCGAGTGAATCCACCCGATTTCGGCGTCGAGGAACTCCTCGGCGTACTCGAAGGTCACGACCGCGTCGCAGTCGGCCAGTTCGTCGTCACCGACGACGGGGACCGCGAGGTCCGACTCCTCGTCCGCGAGCGCGTCGCGGAGTCGTTCGGGCGGGAACACCGCGCCGACGGACTCGTGAACGCCGAGACGTTGTAACTGCATGGCTGGCAGTCGGTCTCCTCGGCGGTTGAATCTTCGGGTCGCAGAAGTTCTTCGGTTCCGTTTCGGAAGGCGGCTCGGATGAAAGGCCTCGTCACAAGGGGCTCGGTGGGGGTAACCCTCGTCACTGCCGCCATCGACGAGTAGACGGGGTAGTATAAAAAGCGTCACGCAAGACAATCCACTCCGTCGCAACACACTCTAAAACTGCTCGGTGTTTTCTGCGAGACGACGTTACTCGTCGTTCGACCTCGTTTTTCTTCCGAGGAGCCTATCCTAATTCGCTACCCGATAGGAAGTTGGTGAGGATGGTCGGGAGTATCACACCGACGACCAATCCGACGCCGATAGCTATCGACGTGCTACCCGTCAGCTGCTGAACAGCGTAGAAAGAACCGATTGCGAGTACTATCGCCGCCAAGATGATGACGTTGTTACGTGAGTTCATATTTCAGTATCTTACCTGTGCGTATTTTATACAGTATAGTGCATATACTTTTTGCCAGTGTCTTTTTATGTCGTTCTTCGAAGAGGACGGATCGACGCGGTTTAACCGCGCTCGAACGTGGTCGATCTGAGCAGACTACCGGTAATACGAAGAATGTGATAGGACAGCGAGCAACCATCAGCAAAAAAGAAACGAATTGGAAAGTATGCGGTGCAGATCGTCGCCGGAACTATCGGCCAACTCAGCAGAGACCGACTTCTTCGCACGCCGCCTCGCCGACGCCCGTCTCCGAGCAGCCGTAGTAGGCCGCCAGCGAGCAGGTGACACTGACGAGCGTCGTACAGGCGACACCGCCGATGGCGGTGATGCCGAGGATACCACAGGCGAGACCGCCAGCGAGTCCACAGCCGTTCTGACAGATGAGGACCGCGGCCCACTTACACTCGCCACAGACGCCTTGCGTGGTGATCTGGTCTCCAGACTCGCCCTCGATGCGGTCTTTGGCGTTGTCGATGGCCGTCCGAATCTCGTCCTCGACCTCGACGACCTTCTTCGTCGCGCCGAAGCTCGTCGACTCGATGGCGACGTTGTCGGTGGTCGCGGTGCTGAGGTCGGCGTCGCTCAGAACGTCGTAGACGACTTTCTTCTGGAGAATGCCGTCGTCTGCGTAGAACTTCTCGGTGACGTTAGCGACCGAGACGCCCTCGCTGAGGTCGCGGCCGATGTTCACGAAGAGTTCGCCCTCGGAGTCCGAGTCGACGGCAACCGAGACGACTTCGCGGGTCTTACCGTTCGCCTCGAGACGCGCGGCCTCGGAAGTTTCGGTAAGTTCGCCACCTTTCTCGGCGACGATGTCGAGGAGCTGGTCGTACTCCGACGTTTGGCTGAGACGCTTGAGGAGGCCCTTCTTTCGGCCGCCTTCGATCTCCGTGAAGTCCCACGGAATGTCGGACTCGCTGAGGCCGCCCTGCGTTTTCGCGGCGGCGTTACCGAGACCGAACGCCGTCGCTGCGGCACCAGCACCGAGCGTCTTCAGTACGTTACGTCGATCGAATCCACTGTCCGCTTCGCTGTCGTTGCTTCGGGGAATGTCTTTGTCGGACATTGCAATAATTCATTAGTGCCATGGTTGAATAAAATATTCGGACGCGGAGAAATAAAAGTAATTAAGTAAGGAAATGTATCTTAGGCAGAGTATAGTGAGTCATTATGATTATAAACCAAAATAAACCTGTTCTCGATGTATTAAGTCCTGTTGAAATATTAGAAGTTCTACTAATTGGGCCAAACTACGACAAACGTCATCCTCGGGTGCGGACCTGCTCTCGTCGCGGTACGTGAACTCGACTCATTTGTCGCGCCACGCCGCCGAGACCCGCAGTTCGTCAGCTACGGCTCCGATGCTGTTCTCGGCCAGCACGCCCCGCTCCGTGACGACCCGCGAAATCGCGGCCGCGGGCGTCACGTCGAAGGTCGGATTCAGCGCCGTGAGTTCGGCGTCGCCGTCGTACACTGCCGCGGGGTCGCCGTTCTCCAGATGCACCGCGTCGTCGGTCCGCACCTTGTCGCTCGCGGCGACGGCGTAGACCGGGATGCCCTCGCGACTCGCGGCGAGTGCCGCGCCCCGCGTCCCGGTCTTGTTCACGACGCGCCCGTCGGGCAGAATCGCGTCCGCGCCGACGACCATGCGGTCTACCTCCTCGGTCGCCAGCACGTGGGCGACTGCGGCGTCGGTGTGGAGCGTCACGCGGGGACCGGAGCCGTCGGATTCCCCGCCGCTCGCGGCCAACTCTGCGGCGACGCCGACGCCCTCCCGTGCCGGGCGCGACTCGGCGACGAAGACCCGCCGGGCCGCGGGCAGGGCGTCCAGCAGGGTTCCCGACCGCGAGAGGGTCAGGACCGACTCGCCCCGAATCTCGTCGGCGGCGTTCGCGGCGGCCTCCTCGTCCGCGCGGTAGGCTCGCTCGATGCCCTCGCGGGCGGCGCGCTCGACGGCCGTCGGGCTTCGCTCCTCTGCGGCCGCGGCCATCGCGCGGTTCACGCGATTGGCGACCGCGGCCATGCTCGGGCGGGCGTCGAGGAGCTTTTCGGCGACGGCGACGAGTTGCGCCCACCCGACTCCGTCGCGCTCCGCGAACGACCCCGCCCGGTCGCGCAGAACCTCCAGCGCCCGGACCGAGAGGTACGCCGACCCGTGGTCCGAATCCTCGGCGACCTGCCGGATGGTCGGGCCGACCCGCGAGTACGACGCCCAGAGGTTCGGGACGGTCTCGCGCCGCAGTATCTCGGTCGGGTGGACCCACTCGAACTCGCTAGTCTCCCAGTCGGTCTCGGCGTCGCGGCGCTCGCAGTCGAAGAGATAGGGGTGGACGGTCCACGCGATACCGAGGTCCTCGTCCTCGAAGGTGAACGTCACGCCTTCCCGAGCGAGCGTGCAGGCGTCCAGAAGCCCCGTCTCCTCTGCTATCTCGTCGCGGGCCGCCCGGTCGGGGTCGCCCTCGGCGTGACCCGCGACGCCGCCCCATCTGCCGGGATAGGACCCGACCTCCTCGGAGCGACGCAGGAGGAGTACTTCGCCGCGGTTCCGCAGGAAACAGGTCACGACGTGGGTCTCGTCCATGCCCGACACGTCGGTCCCGAGTAGCAAAAAAGGTCGGCGGGGTCGTGTTCGACTACTCCTCGTCGCGCCGTGTCGTCTCGCGCTACGTCGCCGTCGTCTCGTTCGCGTCGCTCGATTCGGTCGTCGCGTTCGTCACCGTCACCGGACCGACTTCGGGCCGGACTTCCGATAGCTCCGCGACGGTCGGCGCGTTTACGATGGTCACGTTCCGGCCGTCGATGTCCACGTAGAACGCGTCGGCGAACTTGCCGTCCGGGATGCGCCACGCGTTCGGGCCGATCTGCTGGCCACCCCAGTACTGCAGCAGTCGCTCGTAGCCACCCACGAACTGCTGGGCGTTCTGCGGTGAGTCCCACGCCAGCTTCCAGACGTAGCTCAGCGAGCCGTTCTCGTTCTCGTAGACGTGGAGTCGGTCGCCGTCCCACCCTGTCGAGTAGTTCGACTCGTAGTTCAGCGGGTCGAACTCGCTGACGTTGCCCGACTGGTTGTAGTCGAACCACTCGGCGGCCGAGACGAGTTGCGTCTGGCCTTGGCTGTGGTAGTAGGGGTAGACGAACGACATCATCACCGCGGCCTCGCCGAGTCGGGCGTAGCCCGGCCGGTCGGGCGCTCGCACGCGCGACCAGCTATCGGTCGCGGTGTCGTTCAGCGTCACGTTGGTCGGCGGGTCGCTCTCGTACCGGAGCGGGTGGATGACCTGCTCGGTACTCGCGGGCAGGTTCCCGTAGAGGTCGTTGACGGCCTCCCATCCGCCGACGTTCCGGACCATGCGGACGAACGCCGGACCGTCGCTGTAGGGCTGGAACTTCATCAGGTAGACCCCGATGTTGGCGAGCTGACCCGCGCTCCCGCTCCGCGTCGCGTCGAGACAGTCCCAGTTCGCGCCGCACTGTCGCTGGTAGAGCGTCTCGGTGTAGCTCGCGTCCCCCTCGACGACGCCGTTCCGGGCGTTCACTTGGTCGCGCAGTTGCCCGTCGAAGGGACTCCCCGCGAGGTCGAACTGCTGGTCCTGCCACGCGTGCATCAGTTCGTGAGCCAGCGTGAGTTCGTCGATTCGTAGCTCCTCGGCGCTCTCGGCGATGACGACGATGCGGTCGTTTCGCGGGCTGTAGAACCCGAGGACGCCGCTCCCCCGGTTCTCGTTCTGGACCGCGATGGAGTCCTCGTCCTCGCCGACGAGGAGCAACGCCTCGAACTTCGCGTTGTCGAACGTGCGGAGTTCCGCCGACGCGTTCTGGCTGGCCTGTCGCTGGCGGAACTCCTCGCGGCTGAGGACCGACACGGGCACGCGTTGGTCGAACTCGACGCACCGCACCGCCTCGACGCGGGCCATCGTCCGCGAGACTATCTTGCGGCGCTCGGCCCTTTGCACCCCGTCGTCTTGGTTCACGTCGATGGACTCGTCGTACCAGACGCCGTTCTCCCACCCTTTCACGTCGGAGTCGGGGTCCGCCCCGTTCTCGGGTGGAGTCGCCGCGCAGTTCGTCCCGGTCTGTCCGACGCCGGTCCCGTCCTGTGTCGTCGCGCTCCCGTCCTGTACGCTCGCGCTCGGCGTCCGTTCCGTCGGGGCCGCCGCGTCGGCGGTCGTCCCCCCGAGTGTCGCCCCGGCGACGCCGGACCCGAGCATCGCGATTACCAGTAGTACGGCTGTAAGCTTACTGCCCTGTGATAGCATTACCCACTTCTCCCCCGTGGGTAATCACGGACGCGCCGGGCAAAAGGTCGTCGCCTACGCCCGCGGGTGGGCCTCCTCGCCGTTTCCACGCTTTTCGCGGAAATCGCCTCCACGCTTTTGACTGATGCGGCCGAAGGCGCTGGCATGGAAGTCGCTATCCTCAGTGACACGCACGTCCCGTCGCGCGCGGACCGACTCCCCGACTGGGTGGCCGACCGGGTCCGCGAGGCCGACCACACCATCCACGCGGGCGACTTCGACAGTCCCGCGGCCTACGAGACCGTCGCGGACCTCGCGGCCGAGGAGTTCACGGCCGTCGCGGGGAACATGGACCCGCCGTCGCTCGACCTGCCGACCGTCGCCACCGTCGAGGTGTCGGGCACGACGTTCGTCGTGACCCACGGAACGGCGGCCACGGAAGCGGAGTACGAGGAGACCATCGCGGAGGCCATCAGCGACGAGTTGACTGGGCCGGGCATCGCGGTCGCGGGCCACACCCACGCGGTCGTGGACGACGACATCGAGGGCATCCGGTTCTTGAATCCGGGGAGCGCGACCGGTGCCGACCCCGCGAACGTGGCGACGATGATGGCGGTCGAGATTCTGGAGGGCGACGTGACCGTCGAGGTGTACGTCGAAGACGAGCGCGTCGAGGAGTTCGATGAGTATCCGGAGTAGGGGGACGTTGGGATTTTTGCATCGGTTTTCGAAACGGCTGTGGGGTCGATAGAACGTGATGACTGGCGTTCGACGAAACCGCGACCGCACAGCACCGCGACCGCGAACTGCACAGCATCCGCGAACCGCCCTGATGCCGACGCCTATCATACCGCACCGCTCCTCGTCCTCCCCAACCGCCTGCGTTACTCACTCCGCTTCGCTCCGTTGTGTTACTCGGCCACCGGAAGACAACCCGCGTCTTCCGAGCCTGCACTCACGTCCGTTCGCGCAGACCTCGCGCGGAAAGGCGCGACCACGCAGGGTCGCGCCCGCACGCGCCGGGTCGTTGCTCTCCTCCAGCGCACGCCGAGTAGGGTGTCGAATCGCGGGTTTCGTCCCACTCCCTGCTTTCGCCGCTCGTATCGCTTGCCCCTATTGGACGGGTTTTTACTGCCGACGCGCCAATTCGACTGCATGAACGTGTTCGCGGTGCCGGGACTCCCCGAGGTCCGGCCGGGCGACGATATCGCCGCCCTCGTAGACTCGCAGGCCGACCTGCGTGACGACGACGTACTGCTGGTCGCCAGCACCATCGTCTCGAAAGCGGAGGGTCGTCGCGCCGACTTGGCGGACTTCCCGGCGGGACCCAGAGCGAGAGAAATCGCGGAGCGACTGGAGGAGATTTCGGGCGACGAGAAAGACCCCCGGTTCGCGCAGGCCGTGCTGGAGGAGAGTACCGAGATAATCATGGAGGCACCGTTCCTGCTGACCGCGACGAAGTTCGGCCACGTCGGCGTCAACGCGGGCATCGACCGGTCGAACGTCGGCGGAGCGGGCGAGGGCGAAGCGGGCGACGACGGCGCGGACTTGCTCTTGCTCCCGGAGCGCCCGAGCGAGAGCGCGGCCCGGATACGCGAGAATCTCGAATCGGACCCCGCCGTCGTCGTGACCGACACCTCCGGGCGACCGTTCCGGCACGGCCAGCGCGGCGTCGCCATCGGGTGGTCGGGCATCCCGGCGAGTCGGGACTGGCGCGGCGAGGAGGACCGCGACGGCCACGAACTCGAAGTCACCGTGGAGGCCGTGGTGGACGAACTCGCGGCCGCGGCGAACCTCGTGACCGGCGAGGGCGACGACGGCCTGCCCGTGGCGGTCGTCCGCGACTGGGAGTTCGGCGACCACGAGGGGAGCGACAACCTCTACCGGGACATCGAGGGCGACTTCGTGCGACAGGCGCTCAGGGGGTGGGAGTTTGCGCGGGATTGAACTCACGCCCGAGCATCCCGTCTCGGACCTCGTGGACATCGGCCAGTGGGCCGAGGAGGCCGGGTTCGACACCCTCTTCGCCAGTTGCCACTACAACAACCGCGACCCCTTCGTCGTCCTCGACCGGGTGGCCGCGGCGACCGACGACCTCCGGGTCGGGCCGGGCGTCGCCAACCCCTACGAGAGCCACCCCGTCTCGCTGGCCTCGCGGGTCGCCACGCTGGAGGAAACCAGCGACGGCCGGGCGGTCTACGGTCTCGGCGCGGGCGACCGCTCGACGCTCCGGAACCTCGGATTCGAGCGCGACAAGCCCCTCCGGCGCGTGCTGGAGTCGATGAAGGTCGCCCAGAAGCTCTGGTCCGGCGAGCGCGTGGACCACGACGGGACCTTTCGGGCGACCGACGCGGGCCTGAACTACGCCGACGCCATCGGCGGGGGCGAAGTGGGTGAGGCTGAGCGAGCAGGTGACGACGCCGACGCCAGCAGTGAGATTCCGGTCTACGTCGGCGCGCAGGGACCCCACATGATTCGGATGGCGGCGAAACACGCCGACGGCGTGCTGGTCAACGCCTCCCACCCCGACGACTTCGCGTGGGCCGACGAGCAGGTCGCGGAGGGACTCGCAGACCGGCCCTCCTCGCGGGGCGGCCCCGAAGCGTTCGACTTCGCGGCCTACGCCAGCGTCAGCGTCGCCGACGAGACCGACGAGGCTCGGGAGGCCGCGCGCCCGCCGGTCGCGTTCATCGCGGCCGGAGCGGCCCCGCCGGTCCTCGACAGGCACGGTATCGAGAGCGACGCGGCCGAGCGAATCGGCGATGCCATCGAGTCGGGCGAGTTCACCGACGCCTTCGAGCGAGTGACGCCCGCGATGATAGACGCCTTCTGCATCGCCGGGACGCCAGACGAGGCCGCCGAGAAGATAGCTGGCGTGTTGGAGTACGCCGACAGCTTCGTCGCCGGGTCGCCGCTCGGCCCGGACCCTAAGGAGGCGGTCGAACTCGTCGCGGCGGCGCTGGACGAGACCGAGTAGAACGAGTCTACTGGCGCTGTGCGGGCGGTTTTCCGGCCGACTCGGGGACGAGGAGGTCGACGACCGCGCCAGCGGTGAGATACGCCAGCACCAGCGACGACCCCGCGACGAAGATGAACCCCATCGCCAGCAGGATGATGGAAGTCGGGAACGCCAGCGCGGCGTCGGTGAAGTAGCCGATCATGTCCACGACGTTCTGGATGATGCTCGCCATGTCTACCCCTCCGGAGTCCGGATACTTGTTTGCTCCGTCTGCTGACGAGGAGTCCGGAACGAACGACTGCGCTCCGGCACGCTTACGACGGGGGCCTCCGTAGTCCGGTGCGTGCCAGAGGACGCATCGCTCGACGCCTTCGCTTCGACCGGCGACGACGAGACCGACTCGACCGACAGCGAGTCCCGGAGCGGCGAGTCGGCGGCGACCGACTGCGAACCTCCCGAAACCGATTCCGCCGAGTCCACTGAGTCTGCCGAGTCCACTGAGTCTGCCGAGTCCACTGAGTCTGCCGAGTCCACTGAGTCTGCCGTTGGCGACCCTGCCGAGTCCGCCCCGACC is a genomic window of Halorussus salinus containing:
- the ddh gene encoding D-2-hydroxyacid dehydrogenase; its protein translation is MQLQRLGVHESVGAVFPPERLRDALADEESDLAVPVVGDDELADCDAVVTFEYAEEFLDAEIGWIHSIQAGYDRFPLDRLEAEGVALTNSTGIHDASVGEFAVGLMLSFARRIHTYVRSQQAREWTHPEWDEPFTLDGEELCVVGLGTLGRGIAERADALGMEVVGVRRSGEPTPHTEEVYTPDRLHEAIADARFVALAVPLTDETEGLVGAPEFDAMAEEAYLLNVARGSVVVEDELVAALREGAIAGAGLDVFEEEPLPEDSPLWDFEEVVVTPHRAAAERDYYRHIADLVRRNVERVQKGEELTNRVV
- a CDS encoding halocin C8-like domain-containing protein, which produces MSDKDIPRSNDSEADSGFDRRNVLKTLGAGAAATAFGLGNAAAKTQGGLSESDIPWDFTEIEGGRKKGLLKRLSQTSEYDQLLDIVAEKGGELTETSEAARLEANGKTREVVSVAVDSDSEGELFVNIGRDLSEGVSVANVTEKFYADDGILQKKVVYDVLSDADLSTATTDNVAIESTSFGATKKVVEVEDEIRTAIDNAKDRIEGESGDQITTQGVCGECKWAAVLICQNGCGLAGGLACGILGITAIGGVACTTLVSVTCSLAAYYGCSETGVGEAACEEVGLC
- a CDS encoding NUDIX domain-containing protein, encoding MDETHVVTCFLRNRGEVLLLRRSEEVGSYPGRWGGVAGHAEGDPDRAARDEIAEETGLLDACTLAREGVTFTFEDEDLGIAWTVHPYLFDCERRDAETDWETSEFEWVHPTEILRRETVPNLWASYSRVGPTIRQVAEDSDHGSAYLSVRALEVLRDRAGSFAERDGVGWAQLVAVAEKLLDARPSMAAVANRVNRAMAAAAEERSPTAVERAAREGIERAYRADEEAAANAADEIRGESVLTLSRSGTLLDALPAARRVFVAESRPAREGVGVAAELAASGGESDGSGPRVTLHTDAAVAHVLATEEVDRMVVGADAILPDGRVVNKTGTRGAALAASREGIPVYAVAASDKVRTDDAVHLENGDPAAVYDGDAELTALNPTFDVTPAAAISRVVTERGVLAENSIGAVADELRVSAAWRDK
- a CDS encoding Hvo_1808 family surface protein codes for the protein MLSQGSKLTAVLLVIAMLGSGVAGATLGGTTADAAAPTERTPSASVQDGSATTQDGTGVGQTGTNCAATPPENGADPDSDVKGWENGVWYDESIDVNQDDGVQRAERRKIVSRTMARVEAVRCVEFDQRVPVSVLSREEFRQRQASQNASAELRTFDNAKFEALLLVGEDEDSIAVQNENRGSGVLGFYSPRNDRIVVIAESAEELRIDELTLAHELMHAWQDQQFDLAGSPFDGQLRDQVNARNGVVEGDASYTETLYQRQCGANWDCLDATRSGSAGQLANIGVYLMKFQPYSDGPAFVRMVRNVGGWEAVNDLYGNLPASTEQVIHPLRYESDPPTNVTLNDTATDSWSRVRAPDRPGYARLGEAAVMMSFVYPYYHSQGQTQLVSAAEWFDYNQSGNVSEFDPLNYESNYSTGWDGDRLHVYENENGSLSYVWKLAWDSPQNAQQFVGGYERLLQYWGGQQIGPNAWRIPDGKFADAFYVDIDGRNVTIVNAPTVAELSEVRPEVGPVTVTNATTESSDANETTAT
- a CDS encoding metallophosphoesterase family protein; translation: MEVAILSDTHVPSRADRLPDWVADRVREADHTIHAGDFDSPAAYETVADLAAEEFTAVAGNMDPPSLDLPTVATVEVSGTTFVVTHGTAATEAEYEETIAEAISDELTGPGIAVAGHTHAVVDDDIEGIRFLNPGSATGADPANVATMMAVEILEGDVTVEVYVEDERVEEFDEYPE
- a CDS encoding coenzyme F420-0:L-glutamate ligase, with amino-acid sequence MNVFAVPGLPEVRPGDDIAALVDSQADLRDDDVLLVASTIVSKAEGRRADLADFPAGPRAREIAERLEEISGDEKDPRFAQAVLEESTEIIMEAPFLLTATKFGHVGVNAGIDRSNVGGAGEGEAGDDGADLLLLPERPSESAARIRENLESDPAVVVTDTSGRPFRHGQRGVAIGWSGIPASRDWRGEEDRDGHELEVTVEAVVDELAAAANLVTGEGDDGLPVAVVRDWEFGDHEGSDNLYRDIEGDFVRQALRGWEFARD
- a CDS encoding 5,10-methylenetetrahydromethanopterin reductase, whose product is MRGIELTPEHPVSDLVDIGQWAEEAGFDTLFASCHYNNRDPFVVLDRVAAATDDLRVGPGVANPYESHPVSLASRVATLEETSDGRAVYGLGAGDRSTLRNLGFERDKPLRRVLESMKVAQKLWSGERVDHDGTFRATDAGLNYADAIGGGEVGEAERAGDDADASSEIPVYVGAQGPHMIRMAAKHADGVLVNASHPDDFAWADEQVAEGLADRPSSRGGPEAFDFAAYASVSVADETDEAREAARPPVAFIAAGAAPPVLDRHGIESDAAERIGDAIESGEFTDAFERVTPAMIDAFCIAGTPDEAAEKIAGVLEYADSFVAGSPLGPDPKEAVELVAAALDETE
- a CDS encoding DUF7573 domain-containing protein → MPEDASLDAFASTGDDETDSTDSESRSGESAATDCEPPETDSAESTESAESTESAESTESAESTESAVGDPAESAPTAEEADPAVSTYRWSPAGGECADCGETASRRWRADGERDGALVCGDCKEW